A stretch of Streptomyces vietnamensis DNA encodes these proteins:
- a CDS encoding ABC transporter permease, with translation MTAVLTRRPGLAKIRTARSPLHLVCLALVALVTAAALLAPWLVPYDPNAVDLGNALAGPSPEHLLGVDAAGRDTFSRLLLGARTSLLGPLGVVVFSTLAGIAVGMAAGWRGGWLDSVLSRSTELVFAFPGMLLAILIVSIYGEGLLAPVIALSVAYLPYVSRLTRSLVLAERRRPYVSAYQVQGHAALQICLRHVLPNIAPVVLAQSTINFGYALMDLAGLSFLGLGVPALTPDWGRMVFDGQTAIQRGYPLSAILPCAFIVLTVVAFNVVGERWADRVARRDR, from the coding sequence ATGACCGCCGTCCTGACCCGCCGGCCCGGCCTCGCGAAGATCCGCACCGCCCGGTCCCCGCTCCACCTGGTCTGCCTCGCCCTCGTCGCCCTCGTCACCGCCGCCGCGCTCCTCGCGCCGTGGCTCGTGCCGTACGACCCCAACGCCGTCGACCTCGGCAACGCACTGGCCGGACCGTCCCCCGAGCACCTGCTCGGCGTCGACGCCGCCGGACGCGACACCTTCTCCCGGCTGCTCCTCGGCGCCCGCACCTCGCTCCTCGGCCCCCTCGGCGTCGTGGTCTTCTCCACCCTCGCCGGAATCGCGGTCGGCATGGCCGCGGGCTGGCGGGGCGGCTGGCTCGACTCCGTCCTGTCCCGCAGCACCGAACTGGTCTTCGCGTTCCCCGGCATGCTCCTCGCCATCCTGATCGTCTCGATCTACGGCGAAGGACTGCTCGCCCCCGTCATCGCCCTCTCCGTCGCCTACCTGCCGTACGTCAGCAGGCTCACCCGCTCCCTCGTCCTGGCCGAACGCAGACGCCCCTACGTCAGCGCCTACCAGGTCCAGGGGCACGCGGCCCTCCAGATCTGCCTGCGCCACGTCCTGCCCAACATCGCCCCCGTCGTCCTCGCCCAGTCCACCATCAACTTCGGCTACGCACTGATGGACCTCGCCGGCCTGTCCTTCCTCGGCCTCGGCGTCCCCGCGCTCACCCCCGACTGGGGCCGCATGGTCTTCGACGGCCAGACCGCCATCCAGCGCGGCTACCCGCTGTCCGCGATCCTGCCCTGCGCCTTCATCGTGCTCACCGTCGTCGCGTTCAACGTGGTCGGAGAGCGCTGGGCCGACCGCGTCGCCAGGAGAGACCGATGA
- a CDS encoding ABC transporter ATP-binding protein, whose translation MTSTYTLDVQGLRITLPGTARPVLDGVDLHVGPGETVALVGESGSGKTLTSRSALNLLPPGAVVEGAVRVRGEDVLTMDADRLRALRSGTVSMIFQDPRAALNPLRRIGDFLVESVTLTGSMNRADATARAGELLRAVGLDDSALRKYPGQVSGGMLQRVMIAAALMGDPALLLADEPTTALDVTTQAEVIALLARLRARFGTGLLFVTHDLDLAAAISDRVYVMYAGRIAESGPAEALFARPRHPYTSALLASTPRLEAPQGRLAAIDGQPPDLRQELVGCPFAARCHLATEVCDQQAPEPRPAPGRPHHRAACHHSDRLEGSPVDA comes from the coding sequence ATGACTTCCACGTACACGCTCGACGTCCAAGGGCTGCGCATCACCCTGCCCGGCACGGCCCGCCCCGTCCTCGACGGCGTCGACCTCCACGTCGGCCCCGGCGAGACCGTCGCCCTCGTCGGCGAGTCCGGCTCCGGCAAGACCCTCACCTCGCGCAGCGCCCTGAACCTGCTGCCGCCCGGCGCCGTCGTCGAAGGCGCCGTCCGGGTGCGCGGCGAGGACGTCCTCACCATGGACGCCGACCGGCTGCGCGCCCTGCGCAGCGGCACGGTGTCCATGATCTTCCAGGACCCGCGCGCCGCCCTCAACCCCCTGCGCCGCATCGGCGACTTCCTCGTCGAGAGCGTGACCCTGACCGGGAGCATGAACCGGGCGGACGCCACCGCCCGCGCCGGCGAACTCCTCCGGGCGGTCGGCCTCGACGACTCCGCCCTGCGCAAGTACCCCGGCCAGGTCTCCGGCGGCATGCTGCAACGCGTCATGATCGCGGCCGCCCTGATGGGCGACCCCGCCCTCCTGCTCGCCGACGAACCCACCACCGCACTCGACGTCACCACCCAGGCCGAGGTCATCGCCCTCCTGGCCCGGCTCCGCGCCCGCTTCGGCACCGGGCTGCTCTTCGTCACCCACGACCTCGACCTCGCCGCCGCCATCAGCGACCGGGTGTACGTCATGTACGCCGGCCGGATCGCCGAGAGCGGCCCCGCCGAAGCCCTCTTCGCGCGGCCCCGGCACCCGTACACCTCGGCACTGCTCGCCTCCACGCCCCGCCTGGAAGCCCCGCAGGGGCGGCTCGCCGCGATCGACGGCCAGCCCCCGGACCTCCGGCAGGAACTCGTCGGCTGCCCGTTCGCCGCCCGCTGCCACCTGGCCACCGAGGTCTGCGACCAGCAGGCCCCCGAGCCGCGGCCCGCACCCGGCCGGCCGCACCACCGGGCCGCCTGTCACCACAGCGACCGTCTCGAAGGGAGCCCCGTCGATGCCTGA
- a CDS encoding ABC transporter ATP-binding protein, producing the protein MPENVLEAVGLHRTFGSVRAVDDVSFALPEGGSLGIVGESGSGKTTTARIVVGLEQADAGDVLVRGKARGARHRGRARRLARAREVQMVFQDPYLSLDPRTSVDQVLRETLRLHFPDTDHDRRVRELLDQVGLGTRAADALPRQLSGGQRQRVAIARALAVEPAVLVLDEAVAALDVSVQAQILNLLADIREETRIGYLFITHDLGVVRCVTDDVIVMRRGRVVEAGPTAEVLAAPQHPYTRLLLESVPRPGWDPEAISAARRTGTRD; encoded by the coding sequence ATGCCTGAGAACGTCCTGGAGGCCGTCGGCCTCCACCGCACCTTCGGGAGCGTCCGCGCCGTCGACGACGTGTCCTTCGCCCTCCCCGAGGGCGGGTCCCTGGGCATCGTCGGCGAATCCGGCTCCGGCAAGACCACCACCGCCCGGATCGTCGTCGGTCTGGAACAGGCCGACGCCGGGGACGTGCTCGTACGGGGGAAGGCCCGCGGCGCACGACACCGCGGCCGGGCCCGGCGCCTGGCACGCGCGCGTGAGGTCCAGATGGTCTTCCAGGACCCGTACCTCTCCCTCGACCCGCGCACCAGCGTCGACCAGGTCCTGCGCGAGACCCTACGCCTGCACTTCCCCGACACCGACCACGACCGGCGCGTCCGGGAGCTCCTCGACCAGGTCGGCCTGGGCACCCGCGCCGCCGACGCGCTGCCCCGGCAGCTCTCCGGCGGCCAGCGCCAGCGCGTCGCCATCGCCCGCGCCCTCGCCGTCGAACCGGCGGTCCTCGTCCTGGACGAGGCGGTCGCCGCCCTCGACGTCTCCGTCCAGGCGCAGATCCTCAACCTGCTCGCCGACATCCGCGAGGAGACCCGGATCGGCTACCTGTTCATCACCCACGACCTCGGCGTGGTCCGGTGCGTCACCGACGACGTCATCGTCATGCGCCGGGGCCGTGTCGTCGAGGCGGGACCCACGGCCGAGGTGCTCGCCGCACCTCAACACCCCTACACGCGGCTGCTGTTGGAATCCGTACCCCGCCCCGGCTGGGACCCGGAGGCGATCTCCGCAGCTCGTCGCACAGGAACACGTGACTGA
- a CDS encoding purine-cytosine permease family protein, translating into MPLSERHGKPSNVGAIWFVGSLNLTGLATGVVTLSMGASLVWTVVATVLGSLFGTFFMAFHSAQGPQLGLPQLVQSRPQFGYLGAALTVWVFALVNYVAFNTSDALLSGQAMNLLTGVPNTLGYLLAAAVATVIALFGYEWIHKLNKWLTWPFVVITAAVTASALFGGGLPDDAWNAGPFELAPFMLVFVFVAGFQLGWAPYVSDYSRYLRPDVPVRSTFWWTYLPSAVSGIWVFVLGAVVSAAAPEGTDPVTALKLSADRLFGGFGTVAVVVLLVGLLSIMAINQYGGSLTMISIVDSFRPVKPTRTIRIATIGIMLAAVGTVSTLVGIDQFNWFFANVVVVLTYLFIPWTAINLVDFFFVRRGQYVVKEIFNPRGIYGRWGWRGNLAYLIGLACMAPFMVITGLFVGPVAERLGGVDCSVLVGLPVSGGLYWAFARSLDLATERRMVREEGLLDPLH; encoded by the coding sequence GTGCCCCTGTCCGAACGGCACGGCAAACCGTCGAACGTCGGAGCCATCTGGTTCGTCGGCAGCCTCAACCTCACCGGCCTGGCGACCGGCGTCGTGACGCTGTCCATGGGGGCCTCCCTCGTGTGGACGGTGGTCGCCACCGTGCTGGGCTCGCTCTTCGGCACGTTCTTCATGGCGTTCCACTCGGCCCAGGGGCCCCAGCTGGGCCTGCCCCAACTCGTGCAGTCCCGGCCGCAGTTCGGCTATCTGGGGGCCGCGCTCACCGTGTGGGTGTTCGCCCTGGTCAACTACGTGGCCTTCAACACGTCCGACGCCCTGCTGTCCGGCCAGGCCATGAACCTGCTCACCGGAGTGCCCAACACCCTCGGCTATCTCCTCGCCGCCGCGGTGGCGACCGTGATCGCCCTCTTCGGGTACGAGTGGATCCACAAGCTCAACAAGTGGCTCACCTGGCCCTTCGTCGTGATCACCGCCGCCGTCACCGCCTCCGCCCTGTTCGGCGGAGGACTGCCGGACGACGCCTGGAACGCGGGACCGTTCGAGCTCGCTCCGTTCATGCTCGTGTTCGTCTTCGTCGCCGGCTTCCAGCTGGGCTGGGCACCGTACGTCTCGGACTACTCCCGCTACCTCAGACCCGACGTCCCCGTGCGCAGCACCTTCTGGTGGACCTACCTGCCCAGCGCGGTCTCCGGGATCTGGGTCTTCGTCCTCGGTGCCGTGGTCTCGGCCGCGGCCCCCGAGGGCACGGACCCGGTCACGGCGCTGAAGCTGTCGGCGGACCGGCTGTTCGGCGGGTTCGGCACGGTCGCGGTCGTCGTCCTGCTGGTCGGGCTGCTCTCCATCATGGCGATCAACCAGTACGGCGGCAGCCTCACGATGATCTCCATCGTCGACTCCTTCCGGCCGGTCAAGCCGACCCGGACCATCCGGATCGCCACCATCGGGATCATGCTGGCCGCCGTCGGGACGGTCTCCACCCTCGTCGGCATCGACCAGTTCAACTGGTTCTTCGCCAACGTGGTGGTGGTCCTGACGTACCTGTTCATCCCGTGGACGGCCATCAACCTCGTCGACTTCTTCTTCGTCCGGCGCGGCCAGTACGTCGTCAAGGAGATCTTCAACCCGCGCGGGATCTACGGCCGATGGGGCTGGCGCGGAAACCTCGCCTACCTGATCGGACTGGCCTGCATGGCCCCGTTCATGGTCATCACCGGCCTCTTCGTCGGGCCCGTCGCGGAGCGCCTCGGCGGCGTCGACTGCTCCGTCCTCGTCGGCCTGCCGGTGTCCGGAGGCCTCTACTGGGCCTTCGCCCGAAGCCTCGACCTGGCCACCGAACGCCGGATGGTCCGGGAGGAGGGGCTGCTGGACCCACTCCACTGA
- a CDS encoding agmatine deiminase family protein, with protein sequence MKTEHDGERPGISRRTLLARTGAAAAALAVGPVLGGVQPAMAASWRVPGEDESHRRTWMAWPSSYTIWGNLLSKIQADIAKLAKEVAKYEPVIMCADGSSAASQARTACGSTVTVISSIPVSDCWMRDTGPLFRIDDAGGLDAFGLNFNAWGENATTFYGLPASAYDKDRTVAPKVAAYGGAPFAKASVVGEGGGIEYDGDGTLMATESCWLNGNRNPGKSRSQVEAELLSRFGASKMIWLPGVTGQDVTDGHIDGTARYIRPGVVMVQLAGAVRPDVWTANAQAIRDTLAAATDARGRRLQVLTIEGPDTLPRIQAGKRAEFLSSYMNWAVTNQAIITTQFGDTAKDAAAKSAIAAAYGRPVVQLNLDNLYGNGGGGAHCVTMQEPNR encoded by the coding sequence GTGAAGACAGAGCACGACGGCGAACGCCCCGGCATCAGCCGCAGAACCCTGCTCGCCCGTACCGGAGCGGCCGCGGCCGCCCTGGCGGTGGGCCCCGTCCTCGGCGGCGTCCAGCCGGCCATGGCCGCGTCCTGGCGCGTCCCCGGTGAGGACGAGTCGCACAGGCGGACCTGGATGGCCTGGCCGTCCAGCTACACGATCTGGGGCAACCTGCTGTCCAAGATCCAGGCGGACATCGCCAAGCTCGCCAAGGAGGTCGCGAAGTACGAGCCGGTCATCATGTGCGCGGACGGCTCCTCGGCCGCCTCGCAGGCCAGGACCGCGTGCGGATCCACCGTCACGGTCATCAGCTCCATCCCCGTCTCGGACTGCTGGATGCGGGACACCGGCCCGCTGTTCCGCATCGACGACGCCGGTGGTCTCGACGCCTTCGGCCTGAACTTCAACGCCTGGGGCGAGAACGCCACGACCTTCTACGGTCTGCCCGCCTCCGCCTACGACAAGGACCGCACGGTCGCGCCGAAGGTCGCCGCCTACGGCGGCGCCCCGTTCGCGAAGGCGTCCGTGGTCGGCGAGGGCGGCGGCATCGAGTACGACGGCGACGGCACCCTGATGGCCACCGAGAGCTGCTGGCTGAACGGCAACCGCAACCCCGGCAAGTCGCGCAGTCAGGTCGAGGCGGAGCTGCTGTCCCGCTTCGGCGCCTCGAAGATGATCTGGCTGCCCGGCGTCACCGGGCAGGACGTCACCGACGGCCACATCGACGGAACCGCCCGCTACATCCGGCCCGGCGTGGTCATGGTGCAGCTGGCCGGGGCCGTACGCCCCGACGTCTGGACCGCCAACGCCCAGGCCATCCGCGACACCCTGGCCGCCGCGACCGACGCCAGGGGCCGCCGGCTCCAGGTCCTCACCATCGAAGGACCCGACACCCTGCCCCGTATCCAGGCGGGCAAGCGGGCCGAGTTCCTCAGCTCCTACATGAACTGGGCGGTGACCAACCAGGCGATCATCACCACCCAGTTCGGCGACACCGCCAAGGACGCGGCGGCCAAGTCGGCCATCGCCGCCGCCTACGGCCGCCCCGTCGTCCAGCTGAACCTCGACAACCTCTACGGCAACGGCGGCGGTGGCGCCCACTGCGTCACGATGCAGGAGCCCAACCGCTGA
- a CDS encoding SOS response-associated peptidase → MCGRYTSTRSPEDLTQLFQVTDWRPEETLAPSWNVAPTNEVYAVLERAGRDDGDEVRRELRTLRWGLVPSWAKDPTIGSRMINARVETVHEKPAYRRAFAKRRCLLPADGFYEWDPVKDEATGKTRKQPYFIHPADGQVMAMAGLYEYWRNPDVTSDDDPDAWLTTCTIITTEATDAAGRVHPRMPLALAPDHYDAWLDPHHQDVEDLRALLTSPADGRLDARPVSTAVNNVRNNGAHLIEAAP, encoded by the coding sequence ATGTGCGGCCGTTACACCTCGACTCGCAGTCCTGAGGACCTCACCCAGCTCTTCCAGGTCACCGACTGGCGCCCCGAAGAGACACTGGCGCCCAGCTGGAACGTCGCGCCGACCAACGAGGTCTACGCGGTCCTCGAACGCGCCGGGCGGGACGACGGCGACGAGGTGCGCCGTGAGCTGCGGACCCTGCGGTGGGGCCTGGTGCCGTCCTGGGCGAAGGACCCGACGATCGGCTCCCGGATGATCAACGCCCGGGTCGAGACCGTGCACGAGAAGCCCGCCTACCGACGCGCCTTCGCCAAGCGCCGCTGCCTGCTGCCGGCCGACGGCTTCTACGAATGGGACCCGGTGAAGGACGAGGCGACGGGCAAGACCCGCAAGCAGCCGTACTTCATCCACCCCGCCGACGGCCAGGTGATGGCCATGGCGGGCCTGTACGAGTACTGGCGCAACCCCGACGTCACGAGCGACGACGACCCCGACGCCTGGCTGACGACCTGCACGATCATCACCACCGAGGCCACCGACGCGGCCGGCCGCGTCCACCCCCGCATGCCGCTCGCCCTCGCCCCGGACCACTACGACGCCTGGCTCGACCCCCACCACCAGGACGTCGAGGACCTCCGCGCCCTGCTCACCAGCCCCGCGGACGGCCGACTCGACGCCCGCCCCGTCTCCACGGCCGTCAACAACGTCCGCAACAACGGAGCCCACCTCATCGAAGCGGCCCCCTGA
- a CDS encoding ABC transporter permease: MSSLSLAARDTSTMLRRNLLHARRYPSLTLNLLLTPIMLLLLFVYVFGDTMSAGMGGGDRSDYIAYIVPGLLLMTIGTTTVGTAVSVSNDMTEGIIARFRTMAIHRGSVITGHVIGSVLQSVISVVFVGAVGVAIGFRSVDATALEWLAAFGLLVLFATALTWIAIGMGMVSPNAEAASNNALPLTFLPLISSTFVPVDQMPGWFQPIAEYQPFTPAIETLRGLLLGTEIGHNGWLALAWCLALTTLGYFWSKSVFNRDPK; this comes from the coding sequence ATGAGTTCGCTCTCCCTCGCCGCCCGCGACACGTCGACGATGCTGCGCCGCAACCTCCTGCACGCCAGGCGCTATCCCTCCCTGACCCTGAACCTCCTCCTGACCCCGATCATGCTCCTGCTCCTGTTCGTCTACGTCTTCGGCGACACGATGAGCGCGGGCATGGGCGGCGGGGACCGCTCCGACTACATCGCCTACATCGTCCCCGGCCTGCTCCTGATGACGATCGGAACCACGACCGTCGGCACGGCGGTCTCCGTCTCCAACGACATGACGGAGGGCATCATCGCCCGCTTCCGCACCATGGCCATCCACCGCGGCTCGGTCATCACCGGCCACGTCATCGGCAGCGTGCTCCAGTCGGTCATCAGCGTCGTCTTCGTCGGTGCGGTCGGCGTCGCCATCGGCTTCCGCTCCGTCGACGCCACGGCGCTGGAATGGCTCGCGGCCTTCGGCCTCCTGGTCCTCTTCGCCACGGCCCTGACCTGGATCGCCATCGGCATGGGCATGGTCAGCCCGAACGCCGAGGCCGCCAGCAACAACGCGCTGCCGCTGACCTTCCTGCCGCTGATCTCCAGCACCTTCGTCCCGGTCGACCAGATGCCCGGCTGGTTCCAGCCGATCGCCGAGTACCAGCCCTTCACCCCGGCCATCGAAACCCTCCGCGGCCTGCTCCTCGGCACCGAGATCGGCCACAACGGCTGGCTCGCCCTCGCCTGGTGCCTCGCCCTGACCACCCTCGGCTACTTCTGGTCCAAGTCGGTGTTCAACCGAGACCCCAAGTAG
- a CDS encoding daunorubicin resistance protein DrrA family ABC transporter ATP-binding protein, protein MPSSVMPMPMPSQADGRPSPAAVSAVGLRKSYGDKVVLDGIDLHIPEGSIFALLGPNGAGKTTAVKILSTLITADGGQARVAGHDLTAEAQSVRAAIGVTGQFSAVDGLITGEENMLLMADLNHLSKQEGRRVTAELLERFDLTEAAKKPASTYSGGMKRRLDIAMTLVGSPRIIFLDEPTTGLDPRSRHNMWQIIRELVSDGVTVFLTTQYLEEADQLADRIAVLNNGKIAAEGTAEELKRLIPGGHIRLRFTDPDAYRAAATALTGAARDDEALALQLPSNGTQRELRSVLDWLDSADIEADELTLHTPDLDDVFFALTATAQPKEAVR, encoded by the coding sequence ATGCCTTCTTCTGTCATGCCCATGCCCATGCCCAGTCAGGCGGACGGCCGTCCGTCCCCGGCCGCCGTCTCCGCCGTCGGCCTGCGCAAGTCCTACGGCGACAAGGTCGTCCTCGACGGCATCGACCTGCACATCCCGGAGGGCTCGATCTTCGCCCTGCTCGGCCCGAACGGCGCGGGCAAGACGACCGCCGTGAAGATCCTGTCCACCCTCATCACCGCCGACGGCGGCCAGGCCCGGGTGGCGGGCCACGACCTCACGGCCGAAGCACAGTCCGTCCGGGCCGCGATCGGCGTGACGGGCCAGTTCTCCGCGGTCGACGGCCTGATCACGGGCGAGGAGAACATGCTCCTGATGGCCGACCTGAACCACCTCTCCAAGCAGGAGGGCCGCCGGGTCACCGCCGAACTCCTGGAGCGCTTCGACCTCACGGAGGCGGCCAAGAAGCCGGCCTCCACGTACTCCGGCGGCATGAAACGCCGCCTGGACATCGCGATGACCCTGGTCGGCAGCCCGCGGATCATCTTCCTCGACGAGCCGACCACCGGCCTGGACCCGCGCTCCCGGCACAACATGTGGCAGATCATCCGCGAGCTGGTCTCCGACGGGGTGACGGTCTTCCTCACCACCCAGTACCTGGAGGAGGCCGACCAGCTCGCCGACCGCATCGCGGTCCTGAACAACGGCAAGATCGCGGCGGAGGGCACGGCGGAGGAACTCAAGCGCCTGATCCCCGGCGGCCACATCCGCCTCCGCTTCACGGACCCCGACGCCTACCGCGCCGCCGCCACCGCACTCACCGGCGCCGCGAGGGACGACGAGGCCCTCGCCCTCCAACTCCCCAGCAACGGCACTCAGCGCGAACTGCGTTCCGTCCTCGACTGGTTGGACTCCGCAGACATCGAGGCGGACGAACTGACCCTGCACACCCCGGACCTGGACGACGTCTTCTTCGCCCTCACCGCCACCGCCCAGCCGAAGGAGGCTGTCCGATGA